The Afipia massiliensis genome has a segment encoding these proteins:
- the rph gene encoding ribonuclease PH — MRPSRRAPDELRPVTLERGVVKYAEGSCMVKFGDTHVLVTATLEDRLPPWLKGQGRGWVTAEYGMLPRATHERMRRESAAGKQSGRTVEIQRLIGRSLRTTVDLVALGERQITVDCDVIQADGGTRTAAITGAWVALADCLQWMKARNMLKNENVLRDNVAAISCGIYNGTPVLDLDYAEDSDAETDANFVMTGDGRIIEVQGTAEKTPFSQEEFLNLMALAQKGIARLVDLQKMAVA; from the coding sequence ATGCGGCCAAGCCGTCGCGCGCCCGACGAACTGCGCCCCGTCACACTGGAACGGGGTGTGGTCAAATACGCCGAAGGTTCCTGCATGGTGAAGTTCGGCGACACCCACGTGCTGGTGACCGCCACGCTGGAAGACCGTCTGCCGCCATGGCTGAAGGGTCAGGGCCGCGGCTGGGTCACCGCCGAATACGGCATGCTGCCGCGCGCGACCCACGAGCGCATGCGCCGTGAATCCGCCGCCGGAAAACAAAGCGGCCGCACCGTCGAAATCCAGCGGCTGATCGGCCGCTCGCTGCGCACCACCGTGGACCTCGTTGCCCTGGGCGAACGCCAGATCACGGTGGACTGCGACGTCATCCAGGCCGACGGCGGCACCCGCACCGCGGCGATCACCGGCGCGTGGGTCGCGCTGGCGGATTGCCTGCAGTGGATGAAGGCCCGCAACATGCTGAAGAACGAGAACGTGCTGCGCGACAACGTCGCCGCGATCTCGTGCGGAATCTACAACGGTACGCCGGTGCTCGACCTCGACTACGCGGAAGACTCCGACGCCGAGACCGACGCGAACTTCGTCATGACCGGCGACGGCCGCATTATCGAGGTCCAGGGCACCGCCGAAAAGACGCCGTTCTCGCAGGAGGAATTCCTCAACCTGATGGCGCTGGCCCAGAAGGGCATCGCCCGGCTGGTGGACCTGCAAAAAATGGCGGTGGCGTAA
- the hrcA gene encoding heat-inducible transcriptional repressor HrcA, translating to MAHHEPTGHLITPNAGLAQLNERSRDIFRQIVENYLATGEPVGSRNISRLITMPLSPASVRNVMSDLEQLGLIYAPHTSAGRLPTELGLRFFVDALMQVGDLTEPERQSIETQLKSVGGASSVEAALSEALTRLSGLTRAAAVVLTAKANVRLKHIEFVRLEPTQALVVLVAEDGQVENRVLPLPPGVPSSALTEASNFLNARIRGRTLAEARSELETALTTSRGELDQLTQKVVAAGIASWSGGASDERQLIVRGHANLLEDLHAMEDLERVRLLFDDLEAKKGVIDLLGRAERADGVRIFIGSENKLFSLSGSSTIIAPYRDGAGHIVGVLGVIGPTRLNYARVIPMVDYAARIVSQLIGK from the coding sequence TTGGCCCACCACGAGCCGACAGGTCATCTGATCACGCCGAACGCCGGGCTGGCGCAGCTCAACGAGCGGTCGCGGGATATTTTTCGTCAGATTGTCGAGAATTATCTGGCCACCGGCGAGCCGGTGGGCTCGCGCAACATCTCGCGCCTGATCACCATGCCGTTGTCGCCGGCCTCCGTGCGCAACGTGATGTCGGATCTCGAGCAACTGGGGCTGATCTACGCGCCGCATACGTCGGCGGGCCGGTTGCCGACCGAACTGGGACTGCGCTTTTTCGTCGACGCGCTGATGCAGGTCGGCGATCTGACCGAGCCGGAACGGCAGTCGATCGAGACGCAACTCAAATCCGTCGGCGGTGCTTCTTCAGTCGAAGCCGCGCTGAGCGAGGCTTTGACGCGATTGTCGGGTCTGACGCGTGCGGCTGCGGTCGTGCTGACGGCGAAGGCGAACGTGCGGCTTAAGCATATCGAATTCGTGCGGCTGGAGCCGACGCAGGCGCTGGTGGTGCTGGTGGCGGAAGACGGCCAGGTCGAGAACCGCGTGCTGCCGCTGCCCCCAGGCGTGCCGTCATCGGCACTGACCGAAGCTTCGAATTTTCTCAATGCACGGATTCGCGGACGCACGCTGGCCGAAGCGCGCAGCGAACTCGAAACCGCGCTGACAACGAGCCGCGGCGAGCTGGATCAGCTCACGCAGAAAGTCGTCGCAGCGGGCATCGCAAGCTGGTCGGGCGGCGCCAGCGACGAGCGCCAACTGATCGTGCGCGGTCACGCCAATCTGCTGGAAGATCTTCATGCGATGGAGGATCTCGAACGGGTGCGGCTGCTGTTCGACGACCTCGAAGCCAAGAAGGGTGTGATCGATCTGCTCGGCCGCGCCGAGCGCGCCGACGGCGTGCGGATTTTCATCGGCTCGGAGAACAAGCTGTTCTCGCTGTCCGGCTCCTCGACCATCATCGCACCCTATCGCGACGGCGCGGGCCACATCGTCGGCGTGCTCGGCGTGATCGGTCCGACGCGGCTGAACTACGCGCGGGTCATTCCGATGGTCGATTATGCCGCCCGGATTGTCAGTCAGCTGATCGGCAAATAG
- the grpE gene encoding nucleotide exchange factor GrpE translates to MANTNGRKEQSEAAAAQDSANGSVTDKEPVVSKPYVMPDDPEEGSVEALTKEVAEAKDRMLRTLAEMENLRKRTQREVTDARTYGITAFARDVLDIADNLQRALDAVPMEAREAADPGLKALIEGVELTERSLHKTLEKNGVQKLDPLGEKFDPNFHQAMYEVPDSSVPTGTVVQVVQGGYTIGERVLRPALVAVAKGGAKVAPAAAQE, encoded by the coding sequence ATGGCCAATACCAATGGGCGCAAGGAACAATCGGAGGCCGCCGCCGCGCAGGACAGCGCGAACGGTTCCGTGACCGACAAGGAGCCTGTGGTCTCAAAGCCTTACGTGATGCCTGACGATCCTGAAGAAGGGTCGGTCGAAGCGCTCACCAAGGAAGTGGCCGAGGCAAAGGATCGTATGCTGCGCACGCTTGCGGAGATGGAAAATCTGCGCAAGCGGACCCAGCGCGAAGTCACCGACGCGCGGACCTACGGCATCACCGCATTCGCGCGTGACGTGCTCGACATCGCCGACAATCTGCAGCGCGCGCTGGATGCCGTGCCGATGGAAGCACGCGAGGCGGCCGATCCCGGCCTCAAGGCGTTGATCGAGGGCGTCGAGCTGACCGAGCGTTCGCTGCACAAGACGCTGGAGAAAAACGGCGTGCAGAAGCTCGATCCGCTCGGCGAGAAGTTCGATCCGAACTTCCATCAGGCGATGTATGAGGTGCCGGATTCGTCGGTACCGACAGGCACCGTGGTGCAGGTCGTGCAGGGCGGCTACACCATCGGCGAGCGCGTGCTGCGCCCGGCGCTGGTCGCGGTCGCCAAGGGCGGCGCGAAGGTGGCGCCCGCCGCCGCGCAGGAATAG
- the dnaK gene encoding molecular chaperone DnaK has translation MGKVIGIDLGTTNSCVAVMDGKTPKVIENAEGMRTTPSIVALTDDGERLVGQPAKRQAVTNPEKTIFAVKRLIGRRYDDPTVEKDKKLVPYKIVKAGNGDAWVEADGQTYSPSQVSAFILQKMKETAEAHLGQKVDQAVITVPAYFNDAQRQATKDAGKIAGLEVLRIINEPTAAALAYGLDKTKQGTIAVYDLGGGTFDVSILEIGDGVFEVKSTNGDTFLGGEDFDMRLVSYLADEFQKEQGINLRNDKLALQRLKEAAEKAKIELSSTTQTEINLPFITADATGPKHLTMKLTRAKFEALVDDLIQKTVEPCRKALKDAGLSAAEINEVVLVGGMSRMPKVQEVVKQLFGKEPHKGVNPDEVVAIGAAIQAGVLQGDVKDVLLLDVTPLSLGIETLGGVFTRIIERNTTIPTKKSQVFSTAEDNQGAVTIRVFQGEREMAADNKMLGQFDLMGIPPAPRGMPQIEVTFDIDANGIVNVSAKDKATNKEQQIRIQASGGLSDSDIEKMVKDAEANAAEDKKRREAVDAKNHADALVHSTEKALAEHGAKVGEPERKAIEDALADLKEALKGEDPEAIKTKTNTLAQASMKLGEAMYTQQAEADAAKDAAKDDVVDAEFTEVDDDKTNKKSA, from the coding sequence ATGGGAAAGGTCATTGGGATCGATCTCGGCACCACGAATTCGTGCGTCGCCGTGATGGATGGCAAAACACCAAAGGTAATCGAGAACGCCGAGGGCATGCGGACGACCCCGTCCATCGTTGCCCTCACCGACGATGGTGAGCGCCTCGTCGGCCAGCCGGCCAAGCGCCAGGCTGTGACCAATCCGGAAAAGACCATCTTCGCCGTGAAGCGCCTCATCGGCCGCCGTTACGACGATCCGACGGTCGAAAAGGACAAGAAGCTCGTCCCCTATAAAATCGTGAAGGCCGGCAACGGCGACGCATGGGTCGAGGCCGACGGCCAGACCTATTCGCCTTCGCAGGTCTCCGCTTTCATTCTGCAGAAGATGAAAGAGACCGCGGAAGCCCATCTCGGCCAGAAGGTCGATCAGGCGGTCATCACCGTTCCTGCCTATTTCAACGACGCCCAGCGTCAGGCCACCAAGGATGCCGGCAAGATCGCAGGCCTTGAAGTGCTGCGCATCATCAACGAGCCGACCGCGGCTGCGCTCGCTTACGGTCTCGACAAGACCAAGCAGGGCACCATCGCGGTGTACGATCTCGGCGGCGGCACCTTCGACGTGTCGATCCTCGAGATCGGCGACGGCGTGTTCGAAGTGAAGTCCACCAACGGCGACACGTTCCTCGGCGGTGAAGACTTCGACATGCGCCTCGTCAGCTATCTGGCCGACGAATTCCAGAAAGAGCAGGGCATCAACCTGCGCAACGACAAGCTTGCCCTGCAGCGCCTGAAAGAGGCCGCTGAAAAGGCCAAGATCGAATTGTCGTCGACGACGCAGACCGAAATCAATCTGCCGTTCATCACCGCGGATGCAACCGGTCCGAAGCATCTGACCATGAAGCTCACCCGCGCCAAGTTCGAAGCGCTGGTCGACGATCTGATCCAGAAGACAGTCGAGCCTTGCCGCAAGGCCCTGAAGGATGCCGGTCTGTCGGCTGCCGAGATCAACGAGGTTGTTCTGGTCGGCGGCATGTCGCGCATGCCAAAGGTGCAGGAAGTCGTGAAGCAGCTGTTCGGCAAGGAGCCGCACAAGGGCGTCAACCCGGACGAAGTCGTTGCCATCGGCGCCGCGATTCAGGCCGGCGTGCTGCAGGGCGACGTCAAGGACGTGCTGCTGCTCGACGTCACGCCGCTGTCGCTCGGCATCGAAACGCTGGGCGGTGTGTTCACGCGCATCATCGAGCGCAACACCACGATCCCGACCAAGAAGAGCCAGGTATTCTCGACTGCCGAGGACAATCAGGGTGCGGTGACCATTCGCGTGTTCCAGGGTGAACGCGAGATGGCGGCCGACAACAAGATGCTTGGCCAGTTCGACCTGATGGGAATTCCGCCCGCGCCGCGCGGCATGCCGCAGATCGAGGTCACGTTCGACATCGACGCCAACGGCATCGTCAACGTGTCGGCAAAGGACAAGGCGACCAACAAGGAACAGCAGATTCGCATTCAGGCGTCCGGTGGACTGTCTGACAGCGACATCGAGAAGATGGTCAAGGACGCCGAGGCCAATGCGGCCGAGGACAAGAAGCGCCGCGAGGCGGTCGATGCCAAGAACCATGCCGACGCGCTGGTGCATTCCACCGAGAAGGCGCTGGCCGAGCATGGTGCGAAGGTCGGCGAGCCCGAGCGCAAGGCCATCGAAGACGCGCTGGCGGATCTGAAGGAAGCCCTGAAGGGCGAAGATCCGGAAGCCATCAAGACCAAGACCAATACGCTGGCGCAGGCTTCGATGAAGCTCGGCGAAGCGATGTACACGCAGCAGGCCGAGGCGGACGCCGCCAAGGATGCCGCGAAGGACGATGTCGTTGACGCCGAGTTTACCGAAGTCGACGACGATAAGACCAACAAGAAGTCCGCGTAA
- the dnaJ gene encoding molecular chaperone DnaJ: MSKACYYETLEVERSIDEAGLKSAFRKLAMKWHPDKNPGDPSCEHKFKEISEAYEILKDGNKRAAYDRYGHAAFEQGNGGGHGAGFGAGFASSFSDIFEDLFGMAGQRGGRGGRERGADLRYNMEITLEEAFSGKTAQINIPVAVTCETCSGTGAKAGTKPKTCSMCGGAGRVRQAQGFFTLERTCPGCQGRGQMIETPCGSCSGQGRVQKERTLSVNIPPGVEDGTRIRLSGEGEAGVQGGPAGDLYIFLSLASHKFFQRDGADLHCRVPVSMVTAAMGGEFEVPTIDQGKTKVKVPSGTQSGRRFRVASKGMPVLRSRQMGDMYVQVVVETPQNLTKKQKELLAEFEKLSSGETQPEAAGFFKMVKDFFGTRANTP, translated from the coding sequence ATGTCTAAGGCCTGCTATTACGAGACGCTGGAAGTCGAACGTTCTATCGACGAAGCCGGACTGAAGTCGGCCTTCCGCAAGCTCGCCATGAAATGGCACCCGGACAAGAATCCGGGCGATCCGTCCTGCGAGCACAAGTTCAAGGAAATTTCCGAAGCCTACGAAATCCTCAAGGACGGCAACAAGCGTGCCGCCTACGACCGCTATGGCCATGCCGCGTTCGAGCAGGGCAACGGCGGCGGCCACGGGGCCGGGTTCGGTGCGGGCTTTGCGTCCTCGTTCTCCGACATTTTCGAAGACCTGTTCGGCATGGCCGGACAGCGCGGCGGCCGTGGCGGCCGCGAGCGCGGCGCGGACCTGCGCTACAATATGGAAATCACGCTGGAGGAAGCCTTCTCCGGCAAGACCGCGCAGATCAACATTCCGGTCGCGGTGACCTGCGAGACATGCTCCGGCACCGGCGCCAAGGCGGGCACCAAGCCGAAGACCTGCTCGATGTGCGGCGGCGCAGGCCGTGTTCGCCAGGCGCAAGGTTTCTTCACGCTGGAACGCACCTGCCCCGGCTGTCAGGGCCGTGGCCAGATGATCGAGACGCCGTGCGGCTCCTGCTCGGGGCAAGGCCGCGTGCAGAAGGAGCGCACGCTGTCGGTCAATATTCCGCCGGGCGTCGAGGACGGCACCCGCATTCGCCTTTCCGGCGAGGGCGAGGCGGGCGTGCAGGGCGGTCCTGCGGGCGATCTCTACATTTTCCTGTCGCTGGCTTCGCACAAGTTCTTCCAGCGCGACGGCGCGGACCTGCATTGCCGCGTGCCGGTGTCGATGGTGACCGCGGCGATGGGCGGCGAATTCGAAGTGCCGACCATCGATCAGGGCAAGACCAAGGTGAAAGTGCCGTCGGGCACCCAGTCCGGCCGCCGCTTCCGCGTTGCCTCGAAGGGCATGCCGGTGCTGCGTTCCCGGCAGATGGGCGACATGTACGTCCAGGTCGTGGTCGAGACGCCGCAGAACCTCACCAAGAAGCAGAAAGAGCTGCTGGCGGAGTTCGAAAAGCTGTCGTCCGGCGAAACCCAGCCCGAAGCGGCCGGATTCTTCAAAATGGTCAAGGACTTCTTCGGAACCCGCGCCAATACGCCATAG